AGTGGCGACATAGTCATTGACGGATCAAATTCCAATTACAAGGATTCCATGAACATGTACGATACGCTCAAGGAAAAAGGGATAAAGCTGGTTGATGCCGGGTGCAGCGGAGGGCCTTCAGGCGCACTCAACGGCCTTTCTACAATGTACGGCGGCGACGCAGATGTTTGCAAGGAGCTCGAGCCGCTCTTCAAGTCCATAAGCGTGGAGAACGGATCGCTTTATACCGGGCCCGCAGGCTCAGGCCACTTCGTGAAGATGGTGCACAACGCCATAGAATACGGCATGATGCAGTCCATTGCAGAGGGCCTTGAGCTGATAGAGATGGGGCCGTACAAGGACCTCAATCTTGCTGCTATATGCGACTTATGGGACAACGGCTCAGTTATAAGGGGCTATTTAATAGAATTGGCCTCAAGGGCGCTCAAGAAGGACAGGCACCTCTCGGGAATAGAGCCTTACGTGAACGACACCGGCGAGGGCAGATGGTCGATAGAGGCAGCGATAGAGCACGACGTGCCTTTCTCAGTCATATCGCAGTCGCTGTTCGAGAGGTTCAGGTCAAGATCCGAGGTCAGGTTCGGGAACAGGATGCTTGCGGCGCTGAGGCATGAATTCGGCGGCCACGACATAAAGGAGGCAAAGTAGGCCCTAAAAACGCTCTTGAGGGTTGGATTCCCTCCTGGGGCTAATGTTCAATTTCTTATAGGGATTTGGATTAGTCTTGTGGTTTCTGAATTGATTTTATATAAGAAAGCCCACGATTCTGTGGCTTTCTCTAAAACTACCCAACCATATATTTGTCTTGTAAATCTTTATGCTTATTTAATTCAATAACAGCTTCTTTACTTACAGAAGCCCAAACTTCATCGCCAACTTTTTGTTGATTAAAACAACCAATTGCCGTTTCCCTAAGTACGCCTATTACCCTCCTTCTATCCTCCTCAGTTCTGAATTTGAGAACAAAAACTTCTCTACCAGGATCTGTGCCGTCTCTCAGTTTTGGATTGTATACCTTTTTTTGTTTTGTTCCATCCATAAAATCATCAAACATGATTTAATTATATGCTGCTTTAAAATACTTAGACCTTTGCTTTTTTTTCTCATATTTGTATTCGATATATGTTTATTCAGATTTATGCAGAAGGTGTTCAAGAAATTCTTTACTAAAAGAGGGTTCACTTATGAAGGTAACTTCGCTTTGTTCGAATACTATTATTTCTTGTTTAGCACCTCTATCTATTGCACGAACATGCAGGTTTTCCATTAGTTCAGTAAAGTAATCTATTACTGTCTTATTTCGTTGACCGTATATCTCATAAAGTGTATGTTCATTCACGATTACATTATTTGTTAAATCATTTTTCCATTTTCCTCTCTTTAAAGGTTTTCTTATGATTTCCGGTCCTCCTAACCCTTCAAAATCTTTCAGAAATAGCTCTTCAAGTTCATCTAAATCTTTTTGTATGAAAACAGATTTTGATCCCTCTTCTCCTATAACACTCTCACGCATTGGAATTAATAGAATGAGTTTATGATGATGGTCTCTAAAATTGGGTTTTAAACGCTCCCTATCATATTTGTCTGATGGCCTTAATGGTCTAAGCATGCTGTTATTTTTCTCTGAAGTAGGCACTTTATCACATCAAAATAATGAAATTTATAATATATAAACCTTTAGAGGCACTTACAGAGAGAAACTCTAAAGAGATTCAGACATCGCGTATGAAAAATCTCATGTACGAAAATGGGTTAATTCTGCACCACTCTAATCTGTTTTCTTATAAGAAATCCTAAAGTTGTTAAATTCAGGTAAGGGCTTTACAGTCCAAGGGTAAAATAACCTCCTGGGGCTCACGAGGGCTTAGTACCCTCAATGCCATTTCCTTCGCATTGGCATAAA
This portion of the Candidatus Micrarchaeota archaeon genome encodes:
- the gnd gene encoding decarboxylating 6-phosphogluconate dehydrogenase; translation: MDKEIGLIGLGKMGKGLAQNLMRNGYRVIASNRSREPLEEIAGKGAVKAQTVEDLVSKLKPRRLVWVMLTAGEPTISMINQLAEKLDSGDIVIDGSNSNYKDSMNMYDTLKEKGIKLVDAGCSGGPSGALNGLSTMYGGDADVCKELEPLFKSISVENGSLYTGPAGSGHFVKMVHNAIEYGMMQSIAEGLELIEMGPYKDLNLAAICDLWDNGSVIRGYLIELASRALKKDRHLSGIEPYVNDTGEGRWSIEAAIEHDVPFSVISQSLFERFRSRSEVRFGNRMLAALRHEFGGHDIKEAK